The Spinacia oleracea cultivar Varoflay chromosome 2, BTI_SOV_V1, whole genome shotgun sequence DNA segment TGTCAGAGTCATGGCGAAAGATCTGATTAGAACGCGGCATCAGGTTGAGAAGTTCTACAAGCTTAAATCGCAGCTTCAGGGTGTTTcgttgaggatccaggcatgtCAAAACTTTcacttattttcttattttttttgcacAAATTCAGTACAGTAATCATCCTCCTCAGCATTATGCCTATCCATTTAATGGACAATTGATGCTTCTGTCATTGTGTATTAGTGTCCACAGATTTTTCTCCTTGTAATTTTTGGTATAATTGATCGTTCTTTTTTGCACAAGCAGACATTGAAATCTACACAAGCCATGGGAGAAGCAATGAAGGGAGTTACAAAGGCCATGGGTCAAATGAATAGGCAGATGAACCTTCCATCACTTCAGAAAATAATGCAAGATTTTGAGAGGCAAAACGAAAGGATGGAGCTCACCAGTGAAGTCATGGGAGATGCTATTGATGATGCTTTGGAGGGAGATGAAGAGGAGGATGAAACAGACGAGCTTGTTAACCAGGTTCTTGATGAAATCGGTATTGATGTCAACCAAGAGGTACGTATTTGCTAAGTGTTTTGGCATTAGTTTCTGTGACGGGGTTAGggattgtttggttgacaactAAATATTGGGGGAAGTGGAAGTTAATGAGAATTTATAGATAGggtagttgtttggttgacataaaaaggtaaaaaatggaggaagttggAATTCCTACAAAAACATGGGAAGTAAATTGCCTAACCCCTCCTTGGTCAATAAAAAATCATGGGAATTTCTAATCCCCatgttgtcaaccaaacaacttaaGGAAGTTCCCATGAATTTAACAAGGCAAGTAATTTCCCTTGAATCACAACTTCCTatcatgtcaaccaaacaagccCTCCCTCAATAACATCAACTAATTTTTCTGAGAATGCTTTGTAATTCATGGGAATTTCTAATCCCCATGTTTTCAACCAAACAACTTAAGTTCCCATGAATTTAACAAGGGAAGTAATTTCCCTTGGATTACAAAATTTTgtcatgtcaaccaaacaaacaACCAAACAACTTATCATGTCAACTTCTTAAAATTTTACTGACAATGCTTTGTTTGCAGCTTGTGAACGCACCATCAGGTGCGGTAGCTACACCTGCAGCTAAGGGCAAGGTTCCACAGGCTGAAGCAACTACTGGTAATGACGATGGTGGAATTGATGACGACTTACAGGCAAGGTTGGATAATTTGAGACGAATGTAGAGTCTCCTCTGTCCACATTACTTCACACTTTGAACAAGAGTGCTCAATATATTATTGAATGTCTATTCTGTGCAAAATTTTCTGCTTAACATTTGTTGAAATGCCAGCTGACTTTATTTTGATTGTACATATAATAAGGACTAAGAATGATTTACTTACAAATGCAGTTTCTCTTAGATCTTTACTTCATATGAATATAATTTTGCCCATGTATTCTCATGTCCTTCGACATTTCCCCGACTATATGGAATGTTTATTACTTTTCTGTTTGTATGCAAACTGGAAGCATTGTTTTTGCATATTTCTGTACATGTTTTGTTTCatgatgtgtttttttttttttttaccttgtTCCTGGATTCGGGGCACTCGGCCAACTCCCCTGGATCAAACTTTCCATGTTTGGTAATACTGTTTCGGGTGAGTTTTTCTGGCGAAGCAATGGTGCTGAGAATGGAAAACGACCTCAAGGCTGCTAATATCTACTTACACAGTTACACTAGATAACATTGAGAGTGATAGAGGCCTCAATCTTGGATTTTGCCGGTTGGTACTAACAAAGTGACACAATCGTCCTCGATCgccttctgttttttttttttttttgtttcttcttcGGAACAAGTATGGATATTTCTCTTTGTACCAAGTTTGAAGAAGTCAAAGCTAGCCTGCTGTAAGAAATATTGAACAGATAAAGATGacaaatgataaatccaagggaGAATTTTACTTCTTCTAAGGAAATCAACTTTGAAAAATGTGGATTTCTTAGaaagaattaaaaaatttcttggatttatcacttcctGATAAAGATGGTTGTGTGTTGGGCTGTCCTGAGTCCCGGCCTGACCCGACATGAAAAAATTTGGTCTGAGCATGAAGTCGTCGGCCAGGCCTAAGCCGCATTTTTAGTACAATATTCATTTAGAAAAAAACACAGGCAAAACATGACAATAcgttaattttagtaaaattaggcttaggcacgatcCTTCGTGTGGGACCTATTTTGAAAATTGGTTTGGAACAACCCGGATGTAGAGTAGGCTTGACGCGGACTGAGCCAGTTCATGCCATGACACCATGGACTTGGCTCGAAGCCCAATCTGGTCCACCGCCATCTTTATGAACGAATAATCCCTTTATACGAAGTAATTTTAAGATTGAATAGTTGATATAAAAAAttcataataataaacaataattgtgttgttgaaatttaatgatatttttctttcttctttgacTTTGTAGATTGCCATTAGTACAATACTCATTTAGAAAAAACACGACAAGGCAcgttaattttagtaaaattaggcttagaCACGACCCTTCCTGTAGGACCTATTTTAAAAATTAGTCTGGAACAACCCGGCTTGATGTAGAGTAGGCTTGACGTGGACTGAGCCAGTTCATGCCATGACACCATGGACTTAGCCCGAAGCCCGACCTGACCCACCCCATCTTTATGAACATATAATCATTTATAGTTTATATGGAGTAATTTAAGATTGAATAGTTGATATACAAAATTCATAATAACAAACAATAATTGTGTTGTTGAAATTTAATgatatttttctttcttctttgacTTCTGTAGATTGCCATTAGATATTTTAGATTGACTAAATACTACTCCGTAATTCACAAATTATAATTGTCTACTTCGAACTTTCTCTatacaaaaaacaaaagaagGGGCAAAATCAAAACTGAAGAACATGGTTGAAGAAAAAACTAAGAAGAAATGAAGCCTTTTTATACAGGAAGAACAGTTGAATCTGATAAACCTGCACCCAAATTCTCAGACCCGGCAGGCCCGCCACAGCCCGGAACAACACCCACCGGTGCTCGACAAAGCGGGCAATCAAAATGCGAGAAAAGCCACATATCAATACAAGAAGCATGAAAAGAATGCTTACATCTAACCAACTCCCTAACATCCTCCCCTTGTTCATACACAGACAAACACACTGCACACTCTGACTCTTCACCACCAGCACCACCACCagcaccaccactaccaccaccaccacaaccttgTCCTTTGTACTTAAACAGAGTTGAATCCAACTCCACAAGTTTCCTACCATTAATCTTctggtgatgatgatgagcaTGGCTTCTTTGAGCTTCGTTGTTGTTTCGAGGAGGCCATGTAATAGAAGGGTAGTCTGCACACCAGTTGAGAGCTAGACAGTGGTAGACTGCTAAGATAAGTCCTGCAGTTGCAACCACGAAGAATCCACAGTAGAGCATGCTTAAGTTGTAGTGGCCTGTTTCTTGTTGCTCGTTTAGTGTTGGAGGGCCAAAGTGATAGTTTGGTGAATCTCCCATTTTTTGAGTTTGTTTGGCTTTTGTTACAAGAAATTTCTGCAGGTTTGATGTTATATGGAGTTAAAGAATGAAGTGGAAAGTGGTTGTTAAGAGATTACAACTTTCCGTACTCTACTTACATAGAGGTAAGGTAAAGATGGATGTGGTCTGTGCCAGCGGGGGGCCCAATCTAGCCCGGCAAGGGAATGAAAAAAGCAGGATTCTATATgagcacgaagtcgtgggtCGGGCTTGTGccgcttttttggaaaaagcacgacacgACTTGATCAGACACGACCTATGTTACTTGGACCCGAGTACTAGTGTTGGACAcgggtacgtgtccaagtgtccgGCTCGACTAAATTGTGAAAGTTTTCCTTGATTTAAGTCGAAAATGAAGTGATGGAGTGTCTGTATCCATGTCGGAGTGTCGAGGATCCGACATGGGTACTTaaggtaaaatgaagagtccgATTAACATAGAACTTGACAaaacacgctaaatttagtgaaattaggCATAGGCACGATGGCCCTACCTAATGACCCGTGGGCCTGAGCcctattttgaaaattttgacccAATTTGAAATGTGTTTGGTGTGCGTCGGGCCCGTTCAGACCAACGGTCCGTGAGCTTAACTCAAAGCCCGATCCAACCCGACCCGCGATCATTTTTACATAGAGACGTTGACATCAATTTCCTCTTGTTTTAAGAAGAGTTTAAGGAAAGTTTGTTTGGGTTTTGGTGTGCGCTTTCCAAGACTGAAGATCATCATGGAAGTGAGGACAAAGCTATAGGAATATGTGCTACCAAACAAGGACGGCTGACATTAATGTTTTGGGTTGTGGTGACTTTTTATTGCAAATAGACAAAGGTGAAGAGCTGGACATTATTTCAGTTTCAGGTACCTCCGACTGTCCTAGAGCTTTCCCttcaaacaataaacaatagtGTACGAACTACGAAGTAGTTACTACGCGGTAATAAGTTGTGGTAATGGTAACAAACTCGGGTTAGTTCTGTAATAGTAAAATCTTTTATTAATGAATAATGATCATGATAATGCAACACTAGACTCAGACTTGTTTTGGTTTAGGTAATTCCGCTTCCAACTAAtgcatctctattatataagcgaAGAGATTGCGTTTTGGTTTATgtgaggttattttagtaaattcaCTTTTGGTGTTCCATtatattactaaaataccctccacacttataaaataaagaatataATGGCAATATGCTCAATAGGAAAATTCGAAGaaatattttaatcaatctagccacttaaataaatttttaccattttaatcaacCTGTTTATATGTGTTTGGCTCTATCTAACTTATACTtcatgtttcttatattcgcacgtatcacatttatattatatagtttacatgttatttcatgtttaaatgtaataacacaaatctgtttcttatattcgcacgcatcgcatgcatataagactagtttgaATACGATAGAGGAGCGTAAGTAACCAAGTAACATCAAATTCTCCGGGAGTTTGTTGAGAAGAGTAATCATGTGAAAAAATAAAGAGAGATTGACTAACATATAAAATGGGACATAATTCCACTGCAAAACCAATTGGTGGGGGAGTAGCCTAGCAATCTAACTCTTATTTCATGATAAACTTATTGAATCTAATAGAAGGCGAATTATTGACCACATTGTTAAGAATATTTTAAAGATATTTAGACATtatatttgattaaaaaatTCAATTCGTTGATATCCATTAATGAAACATTTTCGTCCAATTATTTAAGAGGGGAAATTAGGGTCCACTCTTGTGACTTTGTGAGTCTCAGAATTATTGTCACATACTCCTTCAAATGAGATATGACATAACTACTTTCATTAATAAATTGTTGTGAAAACTCTTGGTTTTTCCTGTGGATGATGTGAAGCTTGAGTTGCAGAAGCTTTGGGGACCTAAAAAATATCTTCTTGTCTTGCTATagattttttttcccttgtgAATGTTAATAGTTTTCTCCAATGTTATCTTCGGGTATTTGTTGTTTTCCTAATCTTAAGTTTTAATACTCCACTAGTTAGTGTTCCGGGCGATGTCCCGGATAGTATAAAAATGGATCAAATTAGTAGATTTATTATATAACTCATTTCGAGTctaatttaatttgttagaTTATAATGTATCTTATTTTGAGTATACTTCAATAAATTTTATCATATAAGGATTAGTAACTCGTAAATTTATTGACTAATTAGTGTCCAAGACTATTAAGAAATAATTTAGATAACTTTCTAATTACTATATTGatttaatataattttgaaCGTATAAGAAACAACAAAATAAGTTATGGCATAGTGGTTAAAATATGTGATCAACAAATGAGAGGTCATAGGTTCAAaacttgtactccctccgtcccggaatactcgacccggtttgaccggcacagagtttaagggacttgaattgacttatttaatttaataggtagtagttgatagtggggtattattttaatgtagttagtgggaaatgtgtaaaggggtggggttggggaagagtaggggttgaatttttaattattttttgtatggagtagggggtaggtgggttaataggggtggagtgagaaataatataatattgttagaatatttccatttttagaaacaggtcaagtattaagggacgacccgataaggaaaacaggtcaagtattccgggacggagggagtaactaaaTTTTTTCATGATCAAGGAAATTCTATGAGTGGCCATGTCAAAGATGACGATATGTCACGTCATCGTTATGTAGGAGCGACATGTGGCGAGATGACATTCTTTGCCTTGAagttttaataatagtatagatagactagattttagcccgtgcgatgcacggtttctattaaattgttacgttaaaataaaattcctatatatatcaactgctatattttatatattagattagattggtttttttatttcggattaaatttcattttagatttattttttaattattatagtgtttgattttggatgaaattgtatataagacatattaataattaattaataaaaatatttatgtggcgcctaattatttatctacgtggcattcgactttttaattcaaaaataattttgaagtcttattattcattggccaaaaccattagatttcctacgtggcgctctaatattggattaatgtttgattttggattgaattttattttagattagtgtttgattatggatgaattttattttagatttattttttaattattagagtgttttgAGTTTGGATGGAATTGTTTATATTagtaatcaattaattaatttaaatatctacgtggcactcgatttttttaatttcaaaaaaaaattagaaatcttttttttcattggccgaaaccattagtaatcctaggtggcgctctaatagttcagcaaatatgcctcctttatatatatatatatatatataggaccaggttctggtgagaacctctATTAAGATGAGAACCTCCCTATAATGAGAACCTTTATGAACCGTTAGATTTAACAAAAGTCGACGGATGTGATTAAATCTTATAACAATCCACCCCGCTCTGTTTTTGTTTCCAAAAAAGACcatgtttctctctcctcaaacctCAATGCCGTAtccaactttctctctccacgaAATTGCAGTTCTCTCGCAAATTTCTACCCAAATTTCTTCAAATTTTAGAAAATCTATCATAAAAATGGGTAGAATTCGTCAATTTTATGCTGCAATTATACTCGAATTATTCGTAAAATTGAATTATACTCGAAATATTCATAAAATTTTAGAGTTTGTGGAAGAAAATTCGATGTATGTTGTACAACGTTCGAATATCTTCACATGAATATGCAAATTCGATGTCTGAAGCAGGTACTACTCACAATTTCTTATGTTTTTCCTAAAATTAGGTCAGAATAATTTTATATGATTTTCTAGGTCTaattgttttagaaattttGAAGCTCGAATTTGCGGAATTTTAGAGATGTTATGAACGAACTTTTGATTGAATTCATGAGAAATTTGTGTGGATGGTTTTTTGTGCGGATTTTGGAAAATTTGCGAACTGATTTTGAGATTAAAGCCTATAAATCTATAATACTACTTAAATTCGTTCATTTAATTTTCTATAATGCTTAGCTTAGGTTTTGGATTAGATCTGCCGATTTGCTCCAAAGTAACCAAAATCTCTATGAAAGTAAACAAAATCTCCATGAAAGTAAACAAAACCTCTCTAAAAGTAAATCAATAACAAACTGATGCCAGTGTTGCCTTCTGTTTTTTGGTGGATAATTGTTATGTTCTTGTGGTGTGCCCAATATCGTTTGGACTAGAGTTCTTCTGCAACCTGTTTTCTTGTGTTCTACGAGTAGCTGCTGCTGTTGAGACGCTGTTGCTGGGTTTTTGTTGGTGTTTTtgttgatggtggtggtggtatgGTTAGTCATGTGAAGCAAGCTGACCAAGGTTGACTTTGTGATGTTGTTTTCACTACCTGCTAGTTGTTGCCTTAGTTGACTAGGGGGGTGGTGCACACTGCACAGTCTGATATTTGTCTGCAACGACATTAGAGTTGATGTGGCTTGCTGTTTTGTTTTACAGAGTTGATGTCAGTGCAAATTTATGTGTTGTTCTGCGGATGCTGCAGCGTTCTGCTTCTGTTAACCCTTTATTTCTGTTGGACTGGAAGTATGTATAGAGAACTAAGG contains these protein-coding regions:
- the LOC110793008 gene encoding RING-H2 finger protein ATL52-like codes for the protein MGDSPNYHFGPPTLNEQQETGHYNLSMLYCGFFVVATAGLILAVYHCLALNWCADYPSITWPPRNNNEAQRSHAHHHHQKINGRKLVELDSTLFKYKGQGCGGGGSGGAGGGAGGEESECAVCLSVYEQGEDVRELVRCKHSFHASCIDMWLFSHFDCPLCRAPVGVVPGCGGPAGSENLGAGLSDSTVLPV
- the LOC110793017 gene encoding vacuolar protein sorting-associated protein 2 homolog 1, yielding MSFIFGKRKTPAELLRENKRMLDKSIREIERERQGLQTQEKKLIAEIKKSAKQGQMGAVRVMAKDLIRTRHQVEKFYKLKSQLQGVSLRIQTLKSTQAMGEAMKGVTKAMGQMNRQMNLPSLQKIMQDFERQNERMELTSEVMGDAIDDALEGDEEEDETDELVNQVLDEIGIDVNQELVNAPSGAVATPAAKGKVPQAEATTGNDDGGIDDDLQARLDNLRRM